In a genomic window of Rhinoderma darwinii isolate aRhiDar2 chromosome 10, aRhiDar2.hap1, whole genome shotgun sequence:
- the LOC142662528 gene encoding transcription factor HES-2-like isoform X1 encodes MAPCNMRTLDHQAAGGIRKLRKPVIEKMRRDRINSSIEQLHILLEKEFQRHQLPSKPEKADILEMTVTFLRRHMAERSKCLVPAPHTPHRFLTESRLQQVMDAVTDMYVFPLLDVTASSQAQREGYSTCVQDSITFLSVQNQQVNKPTRYVNGQTASHALSTMMTSNEPSPCTGNRRKSIWRPW; translated from the exons ATGGCTCCATGCAATATGAGGACCCTGGATCATCAGGCTGCCGGTGGGATCAGAAAG CTGAGGAAGCCGGTTATTGAGAAGATGAGGAGAGATCGGATTAATAGCAGCATTGAGCAGCTGCACATCTTACTGGAGAAGGAGTTTCAGAGACATCAACTCCCCTCCAAACCTGAGAAAGCCGATATCCTGGAGATGACGGTCACCTTCCTGCGGCGGCACATGGCGGAGAGAAGTAAGTGTCTTGTCCCAGCTCCTCACACCCCTCATAGGTTTCTTACTGAGAGCAGATTGCAGCAGGTGATGGACGCTGTCACTGACATGTATGTCTTCCCTCTTCTAGATGTCACAGCCTCCAGCCAGGCCCAGAGAGAAGGCTACTCCACCTGCGTCCAAGACTCCATCACCTTCCTATCAGTCCAGAATCAACAGGTCAACAAGCCTACCAGATATGTCAATGGACAGACTGCATCTCATGCGCTGTCCACTATGATGACCTCTAATGAACCAAGTCCATGTACTGGGAACAGAAGAAAATCCATTTGGAGACCCTGGTGA
- the LOC142662528 gene encoding transcription factor HES-5-like isoform X2: MAPCNMRTLDHQAAGGIRKLRKPVIEKMRRDRINSSIEQLHILLEKEFQRHQLPSKPEKADILEMTVTFLRRHMAERNVTASSQAQREGYSTCVQDSITFLSVQNQQVNKPTRYVNGQTASHALSTMMTSNEPSPCTGNRRKSIWRPW; this comes from the exons ATGGCTCCATGCAATATGAGGACCCTGGATCATCAGGCTGCCGGTGGGATCAGAAAG CTGAGGAAGCCGGTTATTGAGAAGATGAGGAGAGATCGGATTAATAGCAGCATTGAGCAGCTGCACATCTTACTGGAGAAGGAGTTTCAGAGACATCAACTCCCCTCCAAACCTGAGAAAGCCGATATCCTGGAGATGACGGTCACCTTCCTGCGGCGGCACATGGCGGAGAGAA ATGTCACAGCCTCCAGCCAGGCCCAGAGAGAAGGCTACTCCACCTGCGTCCAAGACTCCATCACCTTCCTATCAGTCCAGAATCAACAGGTCAACAAGCCTACCAGATATGTCAATGGACAGACTGCATCTCATGCGCTGTCCACTATGATGACCTCTAATGAACCAAGTCCATGTACTGGGAACAGAAGAAAATCCATTTGGAGACCCTGGTGA